A single genomic interval of Xiphophorus couchianus chromosome 2, X_couchianus-1.0, whole genome shotgun sequence harbors:
- the LOC114135478 gene encoding cyclin-dependent kinase inhibitor 1C-like: protein MSHVQLSSSALERLVARRTFPLQRRTGVCRSLFGPVDHDELSRDVKAKLREISERDQQRWNFNFEDNTPLEGDYEWEEMPAERTAAFYRESVQSGRTRVPATPVKQTPFSESVMSESSDGDVMERLAVPESDRSVVGGDGESSSPTPAEVNQENRPVTGISGTRRQAPRVRRKRSAAAAAADDNNTHITDFFVKRKKAADRLSKSPISLEQTPRKRIR, encoded by the exons ATGTCCCACGTCCAGCTATCGAGCAGTGCGCTGGAGAGGCTGGTGGCCCGCAGGACCTTCCCTCTCCAAAGGCGCACCGGCGTGTGCCGCAGTCTTTTCGGGCCGGTGGATCACGACGAGCTGAGTCGGGACGTGAAAGCCAAGCTGCGGGAGATTTCCGAGCGGGACCAGCAGAGATGGAACTTTAATTTCGAGGACAACACGCCGCTGGAAGGGGACTACGAGTGGGAAGAGATGCCCGCGGAGAGGACGGCGGCGTTTTATCGGGAATCGGTGCAGAGCGGCAGGACGCGCGTCCCGGCGACGCCCGTAAAGCAGACGCCCTTCTCGGAATCCGTTATGTCGGAGAGCTCCGACGGGGATGTAATGGAGCGCTTAGCGGTACCGGAGAGCGACCGCAGCGTCGTCGGCGGCGACGGCGAAAGTAGCTCCCCGACCCCGGCGGAGGTGAATCAGGAAAACCGGCCGGTCACAGGGATCTCAGGGACTCGCAGACAGGCTCCCCGTGTTCGGCGCAAGAGgtcggctgctgctgctgctgctgatgacaACAACACGCACATCACAG ACTTCTTCGTGAAACGAAAGAAGGCTGCCGACAGACTTTCCAAGTCTCCCATCTCGTTGGAACAAACTCCGCGAAAGAGGATCCGTTGA